In Oryza brachyantha chromosome 1, ObraRS2, whole genome shotgun sequence, the following are encoded in one genomic region:
- the LOC102710747 gene encoding ribosome quality control complex subunit 2-like has translation MASPSAAAKLGAHLPRLRDIIDHDDEDDDFVEEVEEEEEEEEEWEDMSKRMSRLSLEGSDGGDADDEDDGCLRGEEGEEEEEEDGDEVRSDVNGEYVAGGDQWRPYGGGDDDPRNPQAPSSASLPGTPDRGAPAPSRWMYSKEYASETEAARWPGGGGGGGGDKKRMRHRRERMMREVWLDRAWQMRKQRRQMLSQGQGADAVTVVVGGGGGGESPARGGVAMDMEEMRACRDLGLDLPCDWTVEIPCYALSGVDTASSGGNSPASGSWRISSPGDDPKDVKARLKVWAQAVALASASRLGS, from the coding sequence ATGGCGTCCCCGTCGGCGGCTGCGAAGCTCGGTGCTCATCTGCCGAGGCTGCGGGACATCATCgaccacgacgacgaggacgatgACTTCgtcgaggaggtggaggaggaggaggaggaagaggaggagtgGGAGGACATGAGCAAGCGGATGTCCCGCTTGTCCTTGGAGGGATCTGATGGCGGGGACGCCGACGATGAGGATGATGGGTGCctgcgcggcgaggagggggaagaggaggaggaggaggatggggacgAGGTGAGATCGGATGTCAACGGGGAgtacgtcgccggcggggacCAGTGGCGTccgtacggcggcggcgacgacgacccaAGAAACCCGCAGGCCCCGTCCTCGGCGTCGCTCCCGGGCACGCCGGACCGCGGggcgcccgcgccgtcgcggtgGATGTACTCCAAGGAGTACGCGAGCgagacggaggcggcgcggtggccgggcggcggcggcggcggcggaggcgacaaGAAGCGGATGCGGCACCGGCGGGAGAGGATGATGCGGGAGGTGTGGCTGGACCGGGCGTGGCAGATGCggaagcagcggcggcagATGCTGTCGCAGGGCCAGGGCGCCGACGCGGTGAccgtggtggtgggcggcggcggcggcggcgagtccccggcgcggggaggcgtGGCGATGGACATGGAGGAGATGCGCGCGTGCAGGGACCTCGGCCTCGACCTCCCCTGCGACTGGACCGTGGAGATCCCCTGCTACGCGCTCTCCGGCGTCGACACCgccagcagcggcggcaaCTCGCCGGCCTCCGGCAGCTGGCGCATCTCCAGCCCCG